A window of Nocardia arthritidis genomic DNA:
TCGTCGCGCTGTGGGACCGCTATACCGGTCGGTACCTGCCCGAGCCGTTGACTTTTCTCGGCCGGATTCCGCTCCAGGAGGATTACGAGCGGCACGCGCGGGATATATGGGAGCGACTCGGCGGGGACAGCTTCCTGGCCAAGGTGATTCGGACCATCGAGGTGCCGGACGTATATCTGGTCGTGCAGGGCTGGTATGACAAGGAAATGGACAATCCGGACAAGCGGATCCGGATACACGCGGTGCGCGCCGGCGCGAGCGCATTCCTGATCACCCAGCTGCCCGGCGAAACCATTTTTCACAGCGGCGGTTTCGTGATCACCGAATGTCAGCCGCGCGGGCTGGCCGCCGAGGTGGTCGCCGCGCTGCCCGAGGTGGGCGCCGGTCAGCGCGGCCCCATTCCGATCGTCGTCGAAACGACCAGGGCCGCGGACAGCTACTGGCAATCGAGGTCGTTGGTGGAGGATGACGCCGATGCCACCGAGGAGCGCAGTAAGGAATTCCTCGACGCGCCCGCCGCCCGCACCGGTTCGATCACTATCCATCAGGGCAAGTCGAAGTTCGGACGGCGCGGTATTCTCGAACGAGTGTTGATTTGGCGGGATATGCCGGATGACGGTCGTTACGTGATTCCGGTCGGGGATAATCCG
This region includes:
- a CDS encoding ESX secretion-associated protein EspG, with translation MKLTDHEFVALWDRYTGRYLPEPLTFLGRIPLQEDYERHARDIWERLGGDSFLAKVIRTIEVPDVYLVVQGWYDKEMDNPDKRIRIHAVRAGASAFLITQLPGETIFHSGGFVITECQPRGLAAEVVAALPEVGAGQRGPIPIVVETTRAADSYWQSRSLVEDDADATEERSKEFLDAPAARTGSITIHQGKSKFGRRGILERVLIWRDMPDDGRYVIPVGDNPVAVGVSAKRFVLMIDEVIDEIVKRLETHWETGDSEPLMYRHRTFG